The following coding sequences are from one Lolium rigidum isolate FL_2022 chromosome 6, APGP_CSIRO_Lrig_0.1, whole genome shotgun sequence window:
- the LOC124665884 gene encoding probable disease resistance protein At1g61300, producing the protein MLVDPAPMPQSREVILEDALRFIMSNDPNEGKIGMWGPDKDDNTNLLKHINNSFLEQSLFDFVIFVPSPSDCSVTNIQSEIISRLGMKQDGNEATRATRIHGQLENKNFLLIVDDLRQNLDLRAVGIPYPLGFVGEKKRKVVIMSLSGYRSVGNLMGVNKYIELAILQEEEARELFRQSINYQGDLYSDPRIGTHATDLVRAINGLPSELVRYGKSMHGIMDASSWKVAIDDAASKFSRLRSIEDTLRLIEDDPTLGVIGIWGPGGVGKTHLLKKILGFFRGRMTVIWVTASKECSMLEVQTQILDELKLEGDGNVGTQSSMIRGFLENKNLLLLLDDLWERIDLEAVGLPLPLGIEPLSKLKRKVVLTTRFRSICGGMEVKKQIKVPYLQENEAWELFREKVGDQTLFSPGIEDRARILVTEMKGLPLALVTVGRAMYEKFCPDQWDSAIQHMKNSCCIDTNEDPLEMEKEVFRTIMFSYDSLKSERLKNCFLTCALWPEDREIHREELARCWIGLGLVDVGDIQSPYTKAYSLMGDLIGACLLEGVGKSNHHVKLHDVIRDMSLWISCGCGENNGNWFVRAGVGPDENFGIPWSSAECISLMFNRMKKFPFIRDPLKLRVLFLRGNMWDETIIDGVLVNCSKLTYLDLSRNRLKGISESLCRLTELKHLDLSDNRKIEEVPHNFGNLIKLKFLYLQGNDIEIIPNEVISRLEALEIIHVDLILVSDCIRSNVYRELATLNHLKVVNTSVGLSDTWTSLHDAADLPIRSLILAPSAEKKEFHLYDILSLDFAQTTLYELYIEGGQDLTDITLIRRPEQQPYSFGVLNKLTMRRLAALTTVKWMGTSPTYVFPRLTCLKVSRCTKLENLSWAMYLPCLEKLNVRVCNSMRKAFTRYHVDNVWSGQESSQTFPCLKHLCLEYCKRLVTIADPDVAFPSLEVLEIGVCPELKKLPFDMSSLPQSLKVLRMDYTRSWRRLELEEDVRSFLQPRLQYRYR; encoded by the exons ATGCTCGTAGATCCTGCTCCTATGCCGCAAAGCAGAGAGGTTATTCTCGAGGATGCTCTCCGGTTCATCATGAGCAATGATCCCAATGAGGGGAAAATTGGAATGTGGGGTCCAGACAAAGATGATAACACAAATCTCCTCAAGCATATCAACAATTCATTTCTGGAACAAAGTCTCTTCGATTTTGTTATCTTTGTTCCAAGCCCCAGCGATTGCTCGGTAACAAATATTCAATCTGAAATCATAAGCAGGCTCGGTATGAAGCAGGATGGTAATGAGGCAACTCGAGCCACCAGGATACATGGACAGCTTGAGAATAAAAATTTCCTCCTGATTGTGGATGACCTCCGTCAGAATCTGGACCTTCGAGCCGTTGGCATTCCATATCCTCTTGGATTCGTGGGAGAGAAGAAGAGGAAAGTGGTAATCATGTCACTGTCAGGATACAGATCCGTAGGTAATCTGATGGGTGTGAACAAATATATTGAACTAGCTATTTTGCAAGAGGAGGAAGCACGCGAGCTATTTAGACAGTCAATAAATTACCAAGGAGATCTTTATTCTGATCCCCGCATTGGAACACATGCTACTGATCTGGTACGGGCAATAAATGGCCTGCCATCGGAATTGGTACGTTATGGGAAGTCAATGCATGGAATAATGGATGCAAGTTCCTGGAAAGTTGCTATAGATGATGCAGCAAGTAAATTTTCTAGGTTACGTTCG ATAGAAGACACTCTCCGTCTCATTGAGGATGATCCCACGTTGGGAGTAATTGGAATATGGGGTCCAGGTGGAGTGGGCAAAACACATCTTCTGAAAAAAATCCTGGGCTTTTTCAGAGGAAGGATGACTGTTATATGGGTGACAGCCTCCAAGGAATGTTCAATGTTAGAGGTCCAAACACAAATTTTAGACGAGCTAAAACTGGAAGGGGATGGCAATGTGGGAACCCAAAGTAGCATGATTCGTGGCTTCCTGGAGAATAAAAACTTGCTGTTACTGTTGGATGACCTTTGGGAAAGAATTGATCTGGAAGCAGTTGGCTTACCACTTCCCCTTGGAATTGAACCTTTGAGCAAACTAAAGAGAAAAGTTGTGCTCACAACAAGATTTAGATCCATTTGTGGCGGGATGGAGGTGAAAAAACAGATTAAAGTTCCATATCTGCAGGAGAATGAGGCATGGGAGCTATTCAGAGAGAAGGTCGGAGACCAAACTCTTTTTTCTCCTGGTATTGAGGATCGTGCAAGAATACTTGTGACTGAAATGAAGGGCTTGCCTTTAGCTTTGGTAACTGTGGGAAGGGCAATGTATGAGAAATTTTGTCCAGATCAATGGGATTCTGCCATCCAACATATGAAAAATTCATGTTGCATTGACACAAATGAAGACCCCCTGGAGATGGAGAAAGAAGTTTTTAGAACGATCATGTTTAGCTATGATAGCTTGAAAAGCGAGAGGTTGAAGAATTGTTTCTTGACTTGTGCACTGTGGCCAGAGGATAGGGAGATTCACAGGGAAGAGCTCGCTCGATGCTGGATTGGGTTAGGTCTAGTGGATGTGGGGGACATACAAAGTCCCTACACAAAAGCTTATAGTCTGATGGGCGACCTTATAGGTGCATGTCTGTTAGAGGGCGTTGGAAAATCGAATCATCATGTCAAACTACATGATGTGATTCGTGATATGTCTTTATGGATCTCTTGTGGCTGTGGTGAGAACAATGGCAACTGGTTTGTCCGTGCAGGAGTTGGCCCAGATGAAAATTTTGGCATCCCTTGGAGCAGTGCAGAATGCATCTCATTAATGTTCAACAGGATGAAGAAATTTCCTTTTATTCGTGATCCGCTGAAACTGAGGGTCTTATTCCTTCGAGGCAATATGTGGGATGAAACTATAATAGATGGAGTACTTGTGAATTGCTCTAAACTGACATATCTGGACTTGAGCCGTAATAGACTCAAGGGGATATCTGAAAGCTTATGTCGCCTGACAGAATTGAAGCATCTCGATTTGTCAGATAATCGGAAGATAGAGGAAGTGCCGCACAACTTTGGAAACCTCATTAAGCTCAAGTTCCTGTACCTGCAGGGCAATGACATAGAAATAATACCAAATGAGGTCATATCTAGACTTGAAGCATTGGAAATAATACACGTGGATCTTATCTTGGTGTCTGATTGTATTAGATCTAATGTATATAGAGAGTTGGCCACACTGAATCACTTGAAAGTTGTTAATACATCAGTAGGACTTTCAGATACTTGGACATCACTTCATGATGCGGCTGACCTACCCATTCGGTCTTTAATTCTGGCACCATCTGCTGAAAAAAAGGAATTCCATCTCTATGATATTTTATCATTGGACTTCGCACAAACGACCTTGTATGAACTGTATATTGAAGGCGGCCAGGATCTGACAGATATAACATTAATACGTAGGCCTGAACAACAACCCTACAGTTTTGGTGTTCTCAATAAGCTGACCATGCGTCGTTTGGCAGCATTGACAACAGTAAAATGGATGGGAACATCTCCAACATATGTATTTCCAAGGCTCACTTGTTTGAAAGTGTCACGCTGCACCAAGCTAGAGAACCTGTCTTGGGCGATGTATCTGCCTTGCCTTGAAAAACTCAATGTACGCGTCTGTAATAGCATGCGGAAGGCTTTTACAAGGTATCATGTTGACAACGTGTGGAGTGGGCAAGAGAGTTCCCAGACATTTCCTTGCCTCAAGCACCTTTGTCTTGAGTACTGCAAAAGGCTGGTCACTATTGCGGATCCTGATGTGGCATTCCCATCCCTAGAGGTGCTGGAGATTGGAGTTTGTCCAGAGCTGAAGAAGCTTCCTTTTGACATGTCCAGCTTGCCACAAAGTCTGAAGGTTCTACGGATGGATTATACTAGATCCTGGCGGCGATTGGAATTGGAAGAAGATGTCAGATCTTTCCTTCAACCCAGGCTTCAATATAGATACCGATAA